One window of Leptotrichia sp. oral taxon 498 genomic DNA carries:
- a CDS encoding SMI1/KNR4 family protein, translated as MNKRYMDILKEYLKKNERKAIGYSEEEIIKIEKLYDIEAKGDFREFLKYAGRCGGGLLEDYTIILYRELWSIQSFLRKNYFGFIDDEDFEEKVFYDELKRKPFIFSIEMENYYFYIRTADDDLKVYCFDENEEKIKDTGMDFNEYMVDLVERYNPELKPILEIPSIGELLVQCDTSEKRITGLREIREYISSERKENKELFILLERYLEKNRKEFTGYNDDEIRGIEELYDIEVKGDFREFLSIAGKSLGGLLGEEELSLYNDWSIRERIVLQYDFQEYVQKDKFRGKGRDGKPFIIDLKSNSEYIFITTRDNDLKVYHYSRENRTLKETGMNFSEYVADLIKRYNPELEELKDVSVSGDIINI; from the coding sequence ATGAATAAAAGATACATGGATATACTAAAAGAATATCTAAAAAAAAACGAAAGAAAGGCAATAGGATACAGTGAAGAAGAAATAATTAAGATTGAAAAGCTGTATGATATAGAAGCAAAAGGAGATTTCAGGGAGTTCTTAAAATATGCCGGAAGATGTGGAGGAGGATTACTTGAAGATTATACAATAATTCTTTATAGAGAACTTTGGAGTATACAGTCTTTCTTAAGAAAAAATTATTTTGGATTTATAGATGATGAAGATTTTGAAGAAAAAGTATTTTATGATGAACTGAAAAGAAAGCCATTCATATTTTCAATAGAAATGGAAAACTATTATTTTTATATAAGGACAGCAGATGATGATTTAAAGGTATACTGTTTTGATGAGAATGAAGAAAAGATAAAGGATACTGGAATGGATTTTAATGAATACATGGTTGATTTAGTAGAAAGATACAATCCTGAATTAAAACCTATATTGGAAATTCCATCAATAGGAGAACTTCTGGTACAGTGTGATACATCTGAAAAAAGAATTACAGGATTAAGGGAAATAAGGGAATATATATCTTCAGAAAGAAAAGAAAACAAAGAGCTTTTTATCCTTCTTGAAAGATATCTTGAAAAGAACAGGAAGGAATTTACAGGATACAATGATGATGAGATAAGAGGAATAGAAGAATTATATGATATAGAAGTGAAGGGAGATTTCAGGGAATTTTTAAGTATAGCAGGAAAAAGTTTGGGAGGATTGTTAGGAGAAGAAGAATTGTCATTATATAATGACTGGAGTATAAGAGAAAGAATAGTGTTACAATATGATTTTCAGGAATATGTACAAAAAGATAAATTTCGTGGAAAAGGAAGAGATGGTAAACCTTTTATAATTGACTTAAAAAGTAATTCTGAATACATTTTTATAACTACAAGGGATAATGATTTAAAAGTATATCATTACAGCAGAGAGAACAGGACTTTAAAGGAAACAGGAATGAATTTCAGTGAATATGTTGCAGATTTAATTAAAAGATATAATCCGGAACTTGAAGAGTTAAAAGATGTTTCAGTATCTGGAGATATTATAAACATATAA
- a CDS encoding dTMP kinase, which yields MGKLIIIEGTDGSGKQTQTELLYKKLCKLKGKEKIKKISFPNYDSKASEPVKMYLAGEFGKKAQSVNAYAASVLYSVDRFASYKMEWENFYNGGGIVVSDRYTISNMIHQVPKIDNEIEKEKYLKWLVDLEWNKIGLPKPDIVFFLDIPFEISDELMKNRENKITGEIKKDIHEKDKEYLRKSYETAKSLALKYSWEIISCVNNGKLKSIEEINDEIMKIINKKL from the coding sequence ATGGGAAAATTAATAATTATTGAAGGAACGGATGGAAGTGGAAAGCAGACACAGACAGAATTGTTATATAAAAAATTGTGTAAATTAAAAGGAAAAGAAAAAATAAAAAAAATATCTTTTCCAAATTATGACAGTAAAGCTTCGGAACCAGTAAAAATGTATCTTGCGGGTGAATTTGGAAAAAAAGCTCAAAGTGTGAATGCTTATGCGGCTTCAGTTCTTTATTCAGTCGATAGATTTGCTTCTTATAAAATGGAGTGGGAAAATTTTTATAACGGTGGAGGAATAGTTGTAAGTGACAGATATACAATTTCAAATATGATTCATCAAGTTCCAAAAATAGATAACGAAATTGAAAAAGAAAAATATTTGAAATGGTTAGTCGATTTAGAGTGGAATAAAATTGGTTTGCCTAAGCCTGATATTGTGTTTTTTTTGGATATTCCTTTTGAAATTAGTGATGAACTTATGAAAAATCGGGAAAATAAAATAACTGGAGAAATTAAAAAGGATATTCATGAAAAAGATAAAGAGTATTTGAGAAAATCATATGAAACGGCAAAAAGCCTTGCACTAAAATATAGCTGGGAAATAATTTCTTGCGTAAATAATGGAAAGTTAAAATCTATTGAAGAAATTAATGATGAAATAATGAAAATTATAAATAAAAAATTATAA
- the rlmB gene encoding 23S rRNA (guanosine(2251)-2'-O)-methyltransferase RlmB — protein sequence MKKIIGINPVTEVLKSDKNIEKLEIYKKVKKETIKNILNLASKKNIKVFYNDKRSENSQGVVAIISDFDYYVDLNAFLEKVLRKEKSKIVILDQVQDPRNFGAIIRSAECFGVDGIIIQDRNSVKVTETVVKSSTGAIEHMDIVKVTNISDTIDKLKKYGYMVYGAEANGECYYYEEKYPNKVCLVLGSEGNGMRKKVREHCDKIVKIHLNGKINSLNVSVAGGILLAEMSK from the coding sequence ATGAAAAAAATCATAGGAATTAATCCTGTAACAGAAGTTTTAAAATCCGATAAAAACATTGAAAAACTTGAAATTTATAAAAAAGTTAAAAAAGAAACTATAAAAAATATTTTAAATTTAGCAAGTAAAAAAAATATAAAAGTTTTTTATAACGACAAAAGAAGTGAAAATTCACAAGGTGTCGTCGCAATTATCTCAGATTTTGACTACTATGTTGACCTAAACGCATTTTTGGAAAAAGTTTTGAGAAAAGAAAAATCAAAAATAGTAATTTTAGATCAAGTTCAAGATCCAAGAAATTTTGGTGCAATAATCAGAAGTGCTGAATGTTTTGGAGTTGATGGAATAATCATTCAAGACAGAAATAGTGTAAAAGTGACAGAAACAGTCGTAAAATCATCGACAGGAGCGATAGAACACATGGATATTGTAAAAGTTACAAATATCTCAGATACAATTGATAAATTAAAAAAATATGGATATATGGTTTATGGTGCTGAAGCGAATGGAGAGTGCTACTACTACGAAGAAAAATATCCAAATAAAGTTTGTCTTGTACTTGGAAGCGAAGGAAATGGAATGAGAAAAAAAGTTAGAGAGCACTGTGATAAAATTGTAAAAATTCACTTAAATGGAAAAATCAATTCTTTGAATGTATCTGTCGCAGGTGGAATTTTACTTGCTGAGATGTCTAAATAA
- a CDS encoding glycoside hydrolase family 10 protein — protein MKSIVKKLSLLVISILTVTSLNAANLVVSGNKNATKIDNAKIAKPKELRGVWVASVSNIDWPSKPGLSVEKQKAEFISILNNVKSWNMNAVFVQIKPESDAFYPSKYAPWSRYLTGTQGVNPGYDPLKFMVEEAHKRGIEFHAWFNPYRLTATGGREKLSSESIGKKKPEWTVTYGGKVYLNPGIPEVNNYVVNSIVEVVKNYDVDGVHMDDYFYPYKVKNEEYPDSAQYQKYGKKFSNVGDWRRNNINTLIEKLHKEIKKENPNVEFGISPFGVWRNDSTDPARGSATKAGVQNYDDLYADILLWMNNHWIDYVAPQIYWNQGFKVAEYNTLVKWWSKYAAETNTDLYIGQAAYKVNEWKNAKELVNQINFNRNYPAVKGSIFFSYKSLLTNPKNATNSLKQGPYSLNN, from the coding sequence GTGAAATCAATAGTAAAAAAATTATCATTATTAGTAATTTCAATTTTGACAGTAACGTCGCTAAATGCCGCTAATTTAGTAGTTAGTGGAAATAAGAATGCAACAAAAATAGATAATGCAAAAATAGCAAAACCTAAAGAGTTGAGAGGTGTGTGGGTTGCAAGTGTAAGTAATATAGATTGGCCGTCAAAACCAGGTCTTAGTGTAGAAAAACAAAAAGCGGAGTTTATTTCAATTCTTAACAATGTAAAAAGTTGGAATATGAATGCCGTATTTGTGCAAATTAAACCAGAATCTGATGCCTTTTATCCATCGAAATACGCACCTTGGTCTCGTTATTTAACTGGAACTCAAGGAGTAAATCCTGGATATGATCCATTAAAATTTATGGTGGAAGAAGCTCATAAAAGAGGAATAGAGTTTCACGCTTGGTTTAATCCTTACAGACTTACTGCGACTGGTGGAAGAGAAAAGTTATCAAGTGAAAGTATTGGTAAGAAAAAACCTGAATGGACCGTGACATATGGTGGAAAAGTTTACTTAAACCCTGGAATTCCAGAAGTTAATAATTATGTTGTAAATAGTATTGTTGAAGTTGTAAAAAATTATGATGTTGATGGAGTTCATATGGATGATTATTTTTATCCATATAAAGTGAAAAATGAAGAATATCCAGATTCTGCACAATATCAAAAATATGGGAAAAAATTCTCGAATGTTGGAGATTGGAGAAGAAATAATATAAATACACTGATTGAAAAATTGCACAAAGAAATAAAAAAAGAAAATCCTAATGTGGAATTTGGAATAAGTCCTTTTGGTGTTTGGAGAAATGATTCAACAGATCCCGCAAGAGGTTCTGCAACGAAAGCTGGAGTTCAAAATTATGATGATTTGTATGCAGATATTTTACTTTGGATGAATAACCACTGGATTGACTATGTTGCACCGCAAATCTACTGGAATCAAGGATTTAAAGTTGCTGAATACAACACTTTAGTAAAATGGTGGAGTAAATATGCAGCTGAAACAAATACTGATTTATACATAGGACAAGCTGCCTATAAAGTAAATGAATGGAAAAATGCAAAAGAATTGGTAAATCAAATTAATTTTAACAGAAATTATCCAGCAGTCAAAGGAAGTATATTTTTTAGCTATAAATCTTTATTGACAAATCCAAAAAATGCGACAAATAGCTTGAAACAAGGACCATATAGTTTGAATAATTAA
- the putP gene encoding sodium/proline symporter PutP, producing MSVGIETFITFGIYLLFLIGIGVYFYTKTDTHEDYVLGGRGVGYWVTAMSAQASDMSGWLLLGLPGAVYLSGLKQIWVIVGLTIGTYLNWKFVAPKLRTQTEEHDALTIPTFLSRKSDDKKGYVKTFSAIVILFFFTIYSASGLVSNGKLFESLLGIDYKLGVLLGGGTIIIYTFLGGYLAGVWTDFFQGILMFFAIIVVPVVAYFVVGGNKGIETAMVQKHISLNLLKYPEALSLPVIISGLGWGLGYFGQPHIIVKFMSIKDVNELWKARLIAMVWVIISLVGSIAVGLTGMALYPDIKTISGDAEKIFIYMIGGLFNPWVAGILYAAILSAIMSTISAQLLVASNTLTEDFYKYIVKREKSHKELIWVGRICIILIFIVATILAMNPNSQVLSLVSYAWAGFGAVFSPVILFILYKKNLHWKNILISMLIATVTVIFWNQSGLGKTVYEIVPGFIINSLTLYILEKFSEKNSSN from the coding sequence ATGTCAGTTGGAATTGAAACATTTATAACATTTGGAATATATTTATTATTTTTAATAGGAATAGGAGTATATTTTTACACAAAAACAGATACACACGAAGATTATGTGCTAGGCGGAAGAGGTGTTGGTTACTGGGTTACAGCAATGTCAGCTCAAGCCAGTGATATGAGCGGATGGCTGCTTTTAGGACTACCTGGAGCTGTTTATTTATCTGGATTAAAGCAAATATGGGTCATTGTAGGTCTTACCATCGGAACATATTTAAACTGGAAATTCGTTGCGCCAAAACTTAGAACTCAAACGGAAGAACACGATGCACTGACAATTCCTACATTTTTATCAAGAAAATCAGATGACAAAAAAGGATATGTAAAAACTTTTTCTGCAATTGTAATATTATTTTTCTTTACAATTTATTCTGCTTCGGGTTTGGTTTCAAATGGAAAATTATTTGAATCACTGCTTGGAATTGACTATAAATTAGGAGTTTTACTAGGTGGTGGAACTATTATTATTTACACTTTTTTAGGTGGCTATCTAGCTGGAGTTTGGACTGATTTCTTTCAGGGAATACTTATGTTTTTTGCAATAATTGTCGTTCCTGTCGTTGCATATTTCGTAGTTGGCGGAAATAAAGGAATTGAAACTGCCATGGTTCAAAAACATATTTCTTTAAATCTTTTAAAATATCCTGAAGCACTTAGTTTACCTGTCATTATTTCAGGACTTGGATGGGGACTCGGATATTTTGGACAGCCGCACATAATTGTAAAATTTATGAGTATTAAAGATGTAAATGAACTTTGGAAAGCACGGCTTATTGCAATGGTGTGGGTCATCATTTCCCTTGTCGGCTCAATTGCAGTTGGACTTACAGGAATGGCACTTTATCCTGATATAAAAACAATTTCAGGTGATGCTGAAAAAATCTTCATTTACATGATTGGCGGACTTTTCAATCCTTGGGTTGCAGGAATTTTGTATGCTGCGATTTTATCAGCCATAATGTCAACAATTTCCGCACAATTATTGGTTGCTTCAAATACTTTGACGGAAGATTTTTATAAATACATTGTAAAGAGAGAAAAAAGCCACAAAGAGCTTATTTGGGTTGGAAGAATATGTATAATTTTAATTTTTATCGTTGCAACAATTTTGGCAATGAATCCAAATTCACAAGTTTTATCACTAGTTTCATACGCTTGGGCAGGTTTTGGAGCTGTATTTTCTCCTGTTATTTTATTCATTTTATACAAGAAAAATTTACATTGGAAAAATATATTAATTTCAATGCTTATCGCAACTGTCACAGTTATTTTCTGGAATCAAAGCGGACTTGGAAAAACAGTCTACGAAATCGTTCCTGGATTTATAATAAATTCTTTAACTTTGTATATTTTGGAAAAATTCAGTGAAAAAAATTCTTCAAATTAA
- a CDS encoding endonuclease/exonuclease/phosphatase family protein, whose product MKFLLYNIRYGTGKYLNQPFKHIRGYLGRSNWHIHKIGSLINKYKPDIVGLVEVDLGSFRMKSKNQAAVLARITRNNNVFQYKYEENSKYMKFPMVRKQGNALLSKSEIVKKKFHYLDSGMKKLIIEVETEKVIVFLVHLALGGKTRQKQIVQLYDLVKSAKKPVIVAGDFNAFWGYDELAMFLKASGLKNSNVNSQPTFPSWKPKKELDFILCSQEIKINNFKVIQTKLSDHLPVLIDFNIL is encoded by the coding sequence ATGAAATTTCTCTTGTATAATATACGCTATGGGACAGGAAAATATCTAAATCAGCCATTTAAGCATATCAGAGGATACTTAGGCCGCTCAAACTGGCATATTCACAAAATTGGAAGTCTCATAAATAAATATAAACCTGATATAGTGGGACTTGTAGAAGTTGATTTAGGTTCTTTTAGAATGAAAAGTAAAAATCAGGCTGCCGTCCTTGCGAGAATTACGAGAAATAACAATGTTTTTCAGTATAAATACGAAGAAAATTCAAAATATATGAAATTTCCTATGGTTCGTAAACAGGGGAATGCTTTGCTTTCAAAAAGTGAAATAGTGAAGAAAAAATTTCATTATTTAGACAGTGGAATGAAAAAATTGATAATCGAAGTTGAAACTGAAAAAGTGATAGTATTTTTAGTACATTTGGCATTGGGAGGAAAAACTCGCCAAAAACAAATAGTTCAGCTCTATGATTTGGTAAAGAGTGCGAAAAAGCCTGTGATTGTTGCTGGAGATTTTAATGCTTTTTGGGGATATGATGAACTTGCGATGTTTTTAAAAGCGTCAGGATTAAAAAATTCAAATGTTAATTCACAGCCAACTTTTCCAAGTTGGAAACCTAAAAAAGAACTTGATTTTATACTTTGTTCACAAGAAATAAAAATAAATAATTTTAAAGTTATTCAAACAAAACTTTCTGATCACTTGCCAGTATTAATTGATTTTAATATATTATAA